Proteins encoded within one genomic window of Sebastes fasciatus isolate fSebFas1 chromosome 18, fSebFas1.pri, whole genome shotgun sequence:
- the LOC141756591 gene encoding trace amine-associated receptor 1-like, with amino-acid sequence MTYTVNDIHPCYESDSYVFTSNPSAICVLLYIFLGLLSFATICGNLLVIISIMYFKQLHTPTNYLIFSLAVADLLVGVLVCPFSMAFTVTTCLHHEHVICKVKDSFDITLCTSSILHLCCISIDRYYAVCQPLTYTTAINVQVTVIMILVSWGISVLIGICITIAGFTQGTCEDICSVDVIIANTMGPVLSFYLPAIIMLCIYLKIFLVAKKQVNSIQNTTCQSTKSGATVSKKERKATKTLAIVMGVFLLCLTPYFLCIVFQPLSYNPPPVPVIETLNWLALSNSMLNPLIYAFFYSWFRSAFRMIISGKILQGNFANSKLF; translated from the coding sequence ATGACTTACACTGTTAATGACATACATCCCTGCTATGAATCAGATAGTTATGTATTTACAAGCAACCCATCTGCAATATGTgtattactgtatatttttcttGGCTTATTATCTTTTGCAACAATATGTGGAAACCTTCTTGTAATAATCTCCATCATGTACTTCAAACAGCTCCACACACCTACTAACTACCTTATTTTCTCTCTGGCTGTGGCCGACCTGCTTGTAGGAGTTTTAGTTTGTCCTTTCAGCATGGCATTCACTGTAACCACATGTCTGCATCATGAACATGTAATATGTAAAGTAAAAGACAGCTTTGATATAACACTGTGCACATCTTCTATTCTGCATTTATGTTGTATTTCCATAGACAGATATTATGCTGTGTGTCAGCCTCTGACCTATACAACTGCAATCAATGTTCAGGTTACTGTGATCATGATCCTGGTGAGTTGGGGGATTTCTGTTCTAATTGGAATTTGCATCACAATTGCAGGATTCACCCAAGGAACATGTGAAGATATTTGCTCAGTTGATGTAATAATAGCAAACACTATGGGACCTGTTCTCTCATTTTACCTCCCAGCAATCATAATGCTCTGTATCTACCTGAAGATTTTCCTTGTTGCTAAGAAACAGGTGAACAGCATCCAGAACACAACTTGTCAGAGCACAAAGTCTGGAGCAACCGTCAGTAAGAAGGAGAGAAAAGCCACCAAAACTCTGGCTATTGTTATGGgagtttttcttttatgtttgacTCCTTACTTTCTTTGCATTGTCTTTCAGCCTTTATCTTATAATCCCCCACCGGTTCCGGTGATTGAAACACTCAACTGGCTTGCACTGTCAAATTCAATGCTgaatccacttatttatgcttTCTTTTACAGCTGGTTCAGATCAGCTTTCAGAATGATCATTTCGGGAAAAATACTTCAAGGTAATTTTGCTAACTCAAAattgttttga